Proteins from one Planctomyces sp. SH-PL62 genomic window:
- a CDS encoding FtsX-like permease family protein, translating to MATFRFGLRNPPLAWRNVAHGGRRSLAAISGAAFSLTMVLLQLGFLQAVRITATNNYDVLDFDVLLTSSRYEQFYGPGFLPLERLRQAEGLDTVVEATPLYASFALWRCPPNPLDDPPDDSAPQPGALSRWLAGSAAPRPLQRRQLYVLGFDLDHPPFHSPILESIEADKARMRVPNRVLLNELSNADFGWQVRDRYHDWELEETAVEVVGGFPMLRGFAADSTVLCSDDDFVRICGYESRETTNFGLLKVRAGTVDETVARLRETLPPDVRVESRAAILASEVDHWVNQTSTGQLFAIGVLVAMGVAAVVVYQVLSNDVREHLPEYATLQAMGYSTPRLAGILVFQAVLYMLISFALAVVIAYVVYQATETLAGIPMLLTRRNLALTFALAVAVGAVTGALTVNRLRAADPADLF from the coding sequence GTGGCGACGTTTCGGTTCGGATTACGCAACCCGCCGCTCGCCTGGCGCAACGTGGCCCACGGCGGCCGTCGGTCGCTCGCCGCGATCTCGGGGGCGGCGTTCTCGCTGACGATGGTCCTGCTCCAGCTCGGATTCCTCCAGGCGGTCCGGATCACGGCCACGAACAATTACGACGTCCTGGATTTCGACGTCCTGCTGACGTCGTCGCGGTACGAGCAGTTCTACGGGCCGGGCTTCCTGCCGCTGGAACGGCTTCGGCAAGCCGAGGGCCTGGACACGGTCGTCGAGGCGACGCCGCTTTATGCGAGCTTCGCCCTCTGGCGATGCCCGCCGAACCCGCTCGACGACCCGCCGGATGACTCCGCGCCGCAGCCGGGGGCGCTCTCGCGCTGGCTCGCCGGGTCGGCCGCCCCCCGCCCGCTCCAGCGCCGGCAGCTTTACGTCCTGGGATTCGACCTGGACCACCCGCCGTTCCACTCCCCGATCCTGGAGTCGATCGAGGCGGACAAGGCGAGGATGCGGGTGCCGAATCGCGTCTTGCTCAACGAGCTGTCCAACGCGGACTTCGGCTGGCAGGTCCGGGACCGCTACCACGACTGGGAGCTGGAGGAGACGGCCGTCGAGGTCGTCGGCGGCTTCCCGATGCTCCGGGGCTTCGCGGCCGATTCGACCGTGCTTTGCTCGGACGACGACTTCGTGCGGATCTGCGGCTACGAGTCGCGCGAGACCACGAATTTCGGGCTCCTCAAGGTCCGGGCCGGGACCGTCGACGAGACCGTCGCCCGGCTTCGGGAGACCCTGCCGCCCGACGTCCGCGTCGAGTCTCGAGCGGCGATCCTGGCGAGCGAGGTCGACCACTGGGTCAACCAGACCTCCACGGGGCAGCTTTTCGCGATCGGCGTGCTGGTCGCCATGGGCGTAGCCGCCGTGGTGGTCTATCAGGTGCTGTCGAACGACGTCCGCGAGCACCTTCCCGAGTATGCGACGCTCCAGGCGATGGGCTATTCGACGCCCCGGCTGGCGGGGATCCTGGTCTTCCAGGCGGTGCTTTACATGCTGATTTCGTTCGCCCTCGCTGTGGTGATCGCATACGTCGTGTACCAGGCGACCGAGACCCTGGCGGGCATCCCGATGTTGCTCACGCGGCGGAACCTGGCGCTGACCTTCGCCCTGGCGGTCGCGGTCGGCGCGGTCACGGGGGCCCTGACGGTGAACCGGCTGCGTGCCGCAGACCCCGCCGACCTGTTCTGA
- the devC gene encoding ABC transporter permease DevC, giving the protein MQPGRNVHLAWRNLTEHKLRLLASVAGVAFATTLMFMENGFRKSILDSMVNVIERIDGQVVIVSRTLYTLSVPFPFPLERIVQARDVPDVASTSPLYTVTRSSYWRNPETNEEERICVVGYPPEDDLLDVPELKAARALWSRPNTAMADERSREQQFGVFREGQVSELSGRRFEIVGTFSLGINVQTNGNLVVSDRNMMTAFPELDGPSLMDRKVQVGVVRIRPGADPRRVCDALTASLPPDVRVLTLDQFIARERDFWDKVAPIGTVFYIGVVMGFIVGSVICYQVLYSDVSDRLPEFATLKAIGYSNFALYRVVMTQALYLALLGYAAGLVVSFFLFQWVQRLTGLPMDVSRNNPYLILALTVAMCLGSGLYAARRLISADPAQLFA; this is encoded by the coding sequence ATGCAACCCGGCCGCAACGTCCACCTGGCCTGGCGGAACCTCACCGAGCACAAGCTCCGGCTGCTCGCGTCGGTCGCCGGCGTCGCGTTCGCCACGACCTTGATGTTCATGGAGAACGGCTTCCGCAAGTCGATCCTGGACAGCATGGTCAACGTGATCGAACGGATCGACGGCCAGGTGGTCATCGTCAGCCGGACCCTCTACACCCTGTCCGTGCCGTTCCCGTTCCCGCTGGAGCGGATCGTTCAGGCGCGGGACGTCCCAGACGTGGCCTCGACCAGCCCGCTCTACACGGTGACGCGGTCGTCCTACTGGCGCAATCCCGAGACGAACGAGGAGGAGCGGATCTGCGTCGTCGGCTACCCGCCGGAGGACGACCTGCTGGACGTCCCCGAGTTGAAGGCGGCCCGCGCACTGTGGAGCCGGCCCAACACGGCGATGGCCGACGAACGGTCGCGCGAGCAGCAGTTCGGCGTCTTTCGGGAGGGCCAGGTCTCCGAACTCTCGGGCCGCCGGTTCGAGATCGTGGGGACGTTCTCGCTGGGGATCAACGTCCAGACCAACGGCAACCTGGTGGTGAGCGATCGGAACATGATGACGGCGTTCCCCGAGCTGGACGGGCCGTCCCTGATGGACCGCAAGGTGCAGGTCGGCGTCGTCCGCATCCGTCCCGGCGCCGACCCCCGCCGGGTGTGCGACGCCCTGACCGCCTCGCTGCCGCCCGACGTCCGGGTGCTCACCCTGGACCAGTTCATCGCCCGCGAGCGCGACTTCTGGGATAAGGTGGCCCCGATCGGCACGGTCTTCTACATCGGCGTGGTCATGGGATTCATCGTCGGGTCGGTGATCTGCTATCAGGTGCTCTACTCCGACGTCAGCGACCGGCTCCCGGAGTTCGCGACGCTCAAGGCGATCGGCTACTCCAACTTCGCGCTCTACCGGGTGGTGATGACGCAGGCCCTGTACCTGGCGCTGCTCGGCTATGCGGCGGGGCTGGTCGTCAGCTTCTTCCTGTTCCAATGGGTCCAGCGGTTGACGGGCTTGCCGATGGACGTCTCGCGGAACAACCCGTACCTGATCCTGGCGCTGACGGTCGCGATGTGCCTGGGCTCCGGACTCTATGCGGCGCGTCGGCTGATCTCGGCGGACCCGGCCCAGCTCTTCGCTTGA
- a CDS encoding ATP-binding cassette domain-containing protein, whose translation MSSATLTTTMTRAVNLPAGGDVVIRAVGVNYAYGAGDTRTQVLFDNHLEISRGEVVIMTGPSGSGKSTLLTLIGALRKMQSGYLEVLHKNLSRAGEAEQVDLRKDVGFIFQQHNLFSSLSALENVRMATALKPASVGEMNRRCVDMLTRLGLGDRIHHRPAELSGGQKQRVAIARALVNEPKMVLADEPTASLDAESSGVVLDLLRGLADGPTRTTILLVTHDQRVIDKADRIVNMVGGRIATNSLTKVAVRIVRALAASPFLEGLGEATLSRLANAMTVETRVPGETIVAEGTECDRFYIIGSGVADAYQDGRYEEEKCYGESFGMISSYFKRPVPETVTARTEMELYVLTKDDFLAALAEDQSFETRIRNLLAGASLAAPPPVPTTP comes from the coding sequence ATGAGTTCGGCCACGCTCACGACGACCATGACCCGCGCCGTGAACCTGCCCGCCGGCGGCGACGTGGTGATCCGCGCCGTGGGGGTGAACTACGCCTACGGCGCCGGCGACACCCGGACCCAGGTCCTGTTCGACAACCATCTGGAGATCAGCCGGGGCGAGGTCGTGATCATGACCGGGCCGTCGGGCTCCGGGAAGTCCACCCTCCTGACCCTGATCGGCGCCCTCCGCAAGATGCAGTCGGGCTACCTGGAGGTGCTCCACAAGAACCTGTCCAGGGCCGGCGAGGCGGAGCAGGTCGACCTGCGGAAGGACGTGGGGTTCATCTTCCAGCAGCACAACCTGTTCTCCTCGCTCTCGGCGCTCGAGAACGTGCGCATGGCCACGGCGCTGAAGCCGGCGTCGGTCGGAGAGATGAACCGCCGTTGCGTCGACATGCTGACGCGGCTGGGGCTCGGAGACCGCATCCACCACCGGCCCGCCGAACTCTCCGGCGGCCAGAAGCAGCGGGTGGCGATCGCCCGGGCGCTCGTCAACGAGCCCAAGATGGTCCTGGCCGACGAGCCGACCGCCTCGCTCGACGCCGAGTCGAGCGGGGTCGTGCTCGACCTGCTCCGCGGCCTGGCCGACGGCCCGACCCGGACGACGATCCTCCTGGTCACCCACGACCAACGGGTCATCGACAAGGCCGACCGGATCGTCAACATGGTGGGGGGCCGGATCGCCACGAACTCGCTCACCAAGGTCGCCGTGCGGATCGTCCGGGCCCTGGCCGCGTCCCCCTTCCTGGAAGGGCTCGGCGAGGCCACTCTCTCGCGGCTCGCCAACGCCATGACCGTGGAGACCCGCGTCCCGGGCGAGACGATCGTCGCCGAGGGGACGGAGTGCGACCGCTTCTACATCATCGGCTCGGGCGTGGCCGACGCCTACCAGGACGGCCGGTACGAGGAGGAGAAGTGCTACGGCGAGAGCTTCGGCATGATCTCCTCGTACTTCAAGCGGCCGGTCCCTGAGACCGTGACCGCGAGGACCGAGATGGAACTCTACGTCCTGACGAAGGACGACTTCCTGGCGGCGCTGGCCGAGGACCAGTCGTTCGAGACCCGGATCCGCAACCTTCTCGCCGGCGCGTCGTTGGCCGCCCCGCCGCCGGTCCCGACCACCCCCTGA
- a CDS encoding HlyD family efflux transporter periplasmic adaptor subunit encodes MTDSRTGGDRPRTPSFPPLAAILVLLAAAPASLKAQSSTAPAPVAASRIHALGRIEPATGLITIGSRPGQRIEEIKVAVGDDVAAGQVLAILEGRTEAEAQLAMAELNKRKADFQRAAAKDKLNLERAQFDKTHPPRLQAATKVAEQLRKLLDKATPLYNLGSLAPGVVDRAKLEEEGRFVELVAKTTQAELDKSLLEIEAELTAQKRKLEDAQVADDNPEFQLADAQIALAKAALEQTQVVAPRAGKVLDVIGRAGEVGSGQLLVMGDVSAIVAVAEVFQTDAPRVKEGDAATVSILGREIPGKVTHVGSLVGRNQAASLDPRALKDVRVVKVRVALDEPGPASRLINMEAEVAITPGGGG; translated from the coding sequence ATGACCGATTCGAGAACCGGCGGCGACCGTCCTCGGACGCCGTCCTTCCCACCGCTCGCGGCGATCCTCGTCCTGCTCGCGGCCGCTCCCGCATCGCTGAAGGCCCAAAGTTCGACGGCCCCGGCCCCGGTCGCGGCGTCTCGCATCCACGCCCTCGGCCGGATCGAGCCCGCGACCGGCCTGATCACCATCGGCTCTCGGCCGGGCCAGCGGATCGAAGAGATCAAGGTCGCCGTGGGCGACGACGTGGCCGCCGGTCAGGTCCTGGCCATCCTCGAAGGCCGCACGGAGGCCGAGGCGCAACTGGCGATGGCCGAGCTGAACAAGCGGAAGGCCGACTTCCAGCGGGCCGCGGCGAAGGACAAGCTCAACCTGGAGCGAGCGCAGTTCGACAAGACCCACCCCCCCCGACTGCAGGCGGCGACCAAGGTCGCCGAGCAACTCCGGAAGCTGCTCGACAAGGCCACGCCTCTATACAACCTGGGCTCGCTGGCCCCGGGGGTCGTCGACCGGGCGAAGCTCGAAGAGGAAGGTCGATTTGTCGAACTCGTCGCCAAGACGACTCAGGCCGAGCTCGACAAATCGCTCCTCGAAATCGAGGCCGAACTGACCGCGCAGAAGCGAAAGCTGGAAGACGCGCAGGTCGCGGACGACAACCCGGAGTTCCAACTGGCCGACGCCCAGATCGCGCTGGCGAAGGCGGCGCTGGAGCAGACCCAGGTCGTCGCGCCCCGCGCCGGGAAGGTGCTCGACGTGATCGGCCGCGCGGGCGAGGTCGGCTCGGGACAGCTCCTGGTGATGGGCGACGTCTCGGCGATCGTCGCCGTGGCCGAGGTCTTCCAGACCGACGCGCCCCGCGTGAAGGAGGGGGACGCCGCGACGGTCTCCATCCTCGGCCGGGAGATCCCGGGCAAGGTGACTCACGTCGGCTCGCTGGTCGGGCGGAACCAGGCCGCGAGCCTGGACCCCCGGGCCCTGAAGGACGTCCGCGTCGTGAAGGTTCGCGTGGCGCTCGACGAGCCCGGGCCGGCGTCGCGACTGATCAACATGGAAGCGGAAGTGGCCATCACCCCCGGCGGGGGGGGCTGA